The proteins below are encoded in one region of Bremerella sp. P1:
- a CDS encoding prenyltransferase/squalene oxidase repeat-containing protein, producing the protein MSQTTRRTLLKSALAAAGSCGVGSLLSAQEWRGTSRRNSRGLITREVQSSIDQGLQYLVQRQTMNGSQRGAFGTDGYRANTAVVGLAGLAFMAAGSSPNRGPYGANISACLDYLLANTQSGGFVALPNARTHGPMYGHGFATLFLAEVYGMSGAAELRDTVRAAVKLIVDTQNADGGWRYQPVRSEADISVTVCQMMALRAARNAGIFVPNETVDRCIDYVTRSQNADGGFSYMLSGGPSAFPRSAAGVVALYSAGMYEGEIIERALKYLDDNLPQESTFRGNNHFFYGQYYAAQAFWHVGTQRWDRYYRMIREVLTERQTAQGFWTDFICPEYGTAMACIVLQLPNNYLPIFQK; encoded by the coding sequence ATGAGCCAAACCACTCGCCGAACACTATTGAAGTCTGCGTTGGCCGCCGCCGGGAGTTGCGGTGTTGGGTCGCTGCTGTCTGCCCAAGAGTGGCGCGGTACGTCCCGGCGGAACTCGCGTGGTTTGATCACGCGTGAAGTTCAATCGAGCATCGATCAAGGGCTGCAGTACCTCGTTCAGCGGCAAACGATGAACGGTAGCCAACGTGGTGCGTTCGGTACCGACGGCTACCGCGCGAATACGGCGGTTGTTGGCCTCGCCGGTCTGGCATTCATGGCTGCGGGCAGTTCGCCCAATCGGGGTCCCTACGGAGCGAATATCTCGGCGTGTCTTGATTACCTGTTGGCCAACACGCAGAGCGGCGGCTTTGTCGCGTTGCCCAACGCTCGCACGCATGGTCCGATGTACGGGCACGGTTTTGCGACGCTGTTTCTAGCGGAAGTGTACGGCATGTCTGGCGCTGCTGAACTTCGCGATACGGTCCGCGCGGCGGTGAAGTTGATCGTCGACACGCAGAATGCCGACGGCGGTTGGCGTTATCAGCCGGTTCGTAGCGAAGCGGATATCTCAGTAACCGTGTGCCAGATGATGGCTCTGCGTGCGGCACGCAACGCGGGCATTTTTGTCCCCAATGAAACGGTTGACCGCTGTATCGATTACGTCACCCGCAGTCAGAACGCCGATGGTGGGTTCAGCTACATGCTCAGTGGTGGTCCTAGTGCGTTTCCTCGTTCGGCCGCTGGTGTCGTTGCGCTGTATAGTGCGGGGATGTACGAAGGGGAAATCATCGAGCGGGCCCTGAAGTACCTGGACGACAACCTTCCCCAGGAAAGCACGTTCCGTGGGAACAATCACTTCTTCTACGGCCAGTATTACGCGGCTCAGGCATTTTGGCATGTCGGCACCCAGCGGTGGGATCGATACTACCGCATGATTCGTGAAGTCTTGACCGAACGGCAAACGGCCCAAGGCTTCTGGACCGACTTCATCTGTCCCGAGTACGGCACTGCGATGGCTTGCATCGTGCTGCAACTTCCCAATAACTATCTCCCTATCTTCCAGAAGTAA
- a CDS encoding DUF4175 family protein — protein MASDAQKSNTRPVHHLVVQRVEEARRGAMRRVRLRGTAWGLAAGMLLLLGMALFDYLLRQDDIGTRWFLSLITLGGLVFAVIWWMVPAWNWSPSLQQIAQRIEQFFPELRDKISSALFFLEQDEQDAAGSSIYFRRKHISEMADTLTYTDLSVALNRHLATKALYALGGVIFVTLSVLLFSPQQFGTAVSRLAMPWKSIEWPRQNNLALVDPPKVVPLGGRAVIEVEDLNRNLPEMVELQVRYEADGRPMTHPMQLDLEANRMVYQLDGIQRAFEFRVEGGDDDTMTWHAVEVVKPPKFSDVQVTLVPPDYTRWLPSQSPRSIIALQGTTAQLYGKVDQKITQAEFVFETAGKSEVFPLVIGEDGYSFSTPQEGAEGEPAKGPVLAASGSYWIEVTVESGLKKAEGRRFPVRVIPDKAPIVSWVQPDRNMSLTPSALLELSAAVRDDLQTQDVKLVVKKQADDSVLIEQSLFTGPEERPFESAPSNLAMGLSEDLEITHSLDFSELEGLTPGTILEMTIAANDYRPQTGTSLPRIITIISEEQLDQRVNRQQREIISKIAEARRLQQDARQQTRSVEIKLEEGSQLGPAELANLQNSEQNQKNVREKLVTGRDSAAKLIDELLDELKQNRQTDHDASEILQDLKEKIESIADAELTPIESEITQLRRQTPRGVESANQPSGSNKPSETDMGEQTGENNADEKPQENSDGSEAGEKPTEGKPEEEDAKPEGSSTEDNEESPASGEESSDQPMESTPTGEASAETKKQNAQRTKQQLDEIGKRQEKVAGQLQDWQNDLNKWDTFRRFAMDVRDLANRQKDLEKRTEAKQTETLGQDVERMSPEDRADLKQMAEEQTNLAGELDRIQSRMRDMMENDPESEEVANTLKDAINENRDAAVSQRMRQAGQRIEQNQLSSAKESQQQVEKSLEDVLDTLQNRRETDKKELKRKLDEAQQELEDLQDRQKELKRKADEAQMQSGDMGSQQAQQSQQRKLENLKQQAQQLQDQAERLARKLERLTSNKAAEKVRDAAERLEEAAKNAQNMDTQQLQDEIDQAQKDLEDAQQELQQRQEQVEQDLAQEQAAKLKQSIEQLIIRQTRIRDELVRLDELKKKNGLLTQAQKQTLEGISLEQATLTDEIRSFAESIAKAEVYHLSLQLTAEVTTDLSRLLDTGEIDARMLSLADEAVLRLEQLITAMEEQENQQGSQDQQQDDQQQQDQGDQQQQQQGSQDGISQTAQLRLLKMMQESLKARTQTLGEKIEKDPNDADQAELSRLAAEQGRLSEMTLNLIKNTEEEIFDPENLPDIEPTEPADADQEEDNDV, from the coding sequence ATGGCATCCGACGCACAAAAATCGAACACCCGGCCCGTGCATCACCTGGTGGTGCAGCGGGTCGAAGAAGCACGTCGCGGCGCGATGCGGCGGGTTCGTCTGCGTGGTACGGCGTGGGGGCTGGCCGCCGGGATGCTGCTGCTTCTGGGAATGGCCCTGTTCGACTATCTGTTGCGGCAAGACGATATCGGAACGCGTTGGTTTCTGTCGCTGATAACGCTCGGTGGATTGGTGTTCGCGGTCATCTGGTGGATGGTCCCGGCCTGGAATTGGTCGCCGTCGCTGCAGCAGATTGCCCAGCGGATCGAGCAGTTCTTTCCCGAACTGCGTGACAAGATATCGAGCGCCTTGTTCTTCCTGGAGCAAGACGAACAGGATGCCGCCGGAAGTTCGATTTACTTCCGCCGTAAGCACATTAGCGAGATGGCGGACACGCTGACCTATACGGACTTGTCGGTCGCACTCAATCGCCATCTGGCCACCAAGGCACTGTATGCCCTGGGTGGTGTTATTTTCGTCACCTTGTCGGTCTTGCTCTTTTCCCCACAGCAATTCGGCACGGCCGTTTCGCGTTTAGCGATGCCGTGGAAGTCCATCGAGTGGCCGCGGCAAAATAATCTGGCCTTGGTGGATCCGCCGAAGGTGGTTCCCCTGGGAGGCCGCGCAGTGATCGAGGTGGAAGACCTCAATCGCAACCTGCCCGAGATGGTCGAACTGCAAGTTCGTTACGAAGCTGATGGCCGGCCGATGACGCACCCCATGCAGCTCGATCTGGAAGCCAACCGAATGGTTTACCAGTTGGACGGCATTCAGCGAGCCTTCGAGTTTCGCGTCGAAGGTGGCGACGACGATACGATGACGTGGCACGCGGTCGAAGTGGTCAAACCGCCGAAGTTCTCGGACGTGCAAGTTACGTTGGTCCCGCCTGACTATACGCGTTGGCTGCCCAGCCAGTCGCCACGTTCGATCATCGCTTTGCAAGGCACGACCGCGCAGTTGTATGGCAAGGTCGATCAGAAGATCACCCAGGCCGAATTCGTCTTCGAGACCGCCGGCAAGTCGGAAGTTTTTCCCCTGGTGATAGGCGAAGATGGCTACAGCTTCTCGACCCCGCAGGAAGGTGCCGAGGGCGAGCCTGCCAAGGGGCCGGTACTGGCGGCCAGTGGAAGTTACTGGATTGAAGTGACGGTCGAGTCTGGTCTGAAGAAAGCCGAAGGACGACGCTTCCCGGTACGTGTGATTCCCGATAAAGCGCCGATTGTGTCCTGGGTTCAGCCTGATCGTAATATGTCGCTTACCCCTTCGGCCCTATTGGAACTTTCGGCTGCCGTTCGCGATGACCTGCAGACACAAGACGTGAAGCTGGTCGTCAAGAAGCAGGCCGACGATTCGGTCCTGATTGAGCAGTCTCTGTTTACTGGCCCAGAGGAGCGTCCCTTCGAATCTGCTCCCAGTAACCTGGCGATGGGGCTCTCGGAAGATCTAGAGATCACGCACTCTCTCGACTTTTCTGAGCTTGAGGGCTTGACGCCGGGTACGATTCTGGAAATGACCATTGCCGCCAACGACTACCGGCCACAAACCGGGACGAGCTTGCCGCGGATCATCACGATCATCTCCGAAGAACAACTCGATCAGCGGGTGAATCGGCAGCAGCGTGAGATTATTTCCAAGATCGCCGAGGCTCGCCGATTGCAGCAAGATGCCCGGCAGCAGACGCGTAGCGTTGAAATCAAGTTAGAAGAAGGCTCTCAGCTGGGGCCGGCTGAACTTGCCAACCTGCAAAACAGCGAACAGAACCAAAAGAACGTTCGCGAGAAACTAGTCACCGGCCGTGATAGTGCCGCCAAACTGATTGATGAACTCCTGGATGAGTTGAAGCAGAATCGCCAGACCGACCACGATGCTTCGGAGATATTGCAAGACCTCAAGGAAAAGATCGAGTCAATCGCGGATGCGGAATTGACCCCGATCGAATCGGAGATCACTCAGCTTCGACGTCAAACACCGCGCGGTGTGGAGTCTGCCAACCAGCCGAGCGGTAGCAACAAGCCGTCGGAAACGGACATGGGCGAGCAGACTGGCGAGAACAATGCCGATGAGAAACCGCAAGAAAATTCGGATGGTTCCGAGGCCGGCGAAAAGCCAACCGAAGGGAAGCCTGAGGAGGAAGATGCCAAGCCCGAAGGCAGCAGCACGGAAGACAATGAAGAGAGTCCTGCTTCCGGCGAAGAATCGTCCGACCAGCCGATGGAATCAACGCCGACCGGTGAGGCTTCTGCCGAAACGAAAAAGCAGAATGCCCAGCGCACCAAGCAGCAGCTCGATGAGATTGGCAAGCGGCAAGAGAAGGTCGCCGGGCAATTGCAAGATTGGCAGAACGACCTGAACAAGTGGGATACGTTCCGACGCTTCGCGATGGATGTGCGTGACCTGGCCAATCGTCAGAAAGATCTCGAGAAGCGAACCGAAGCGAAGCAGACTGAAACGCTCGGCCAAGATGTCGAACGGATGTCGCCGGAGGATCGTGCCGACCTGAAGCAGATGGCCGAAGAGCAAACGAACCTGGCTGGCGAACTCGATCGCATTCAGTCGCGAATGCGGGACATGATGGAAAACGATCCTGAAAGTGAAGAGGTCGCCAATACGCTCAAGGACGCGATCAACGAAAACCGGGATGCGGCTGTCTCGCAGCGGATGCGGCAAGCAGGCCAGCGTATCGAGCAAAATCAACTCTCTTCGGCCAAAGAGTCGCAGCAGCAGGTCGAAAAGTCGCTGGAGGATGTGCTCGACACCCTCCAAAACCGCCGCGAAACCGATAAGAAAGAATTGAAACGAAAGCTGGACGAGGCCCAGCAGGAACTTGAAGATCTGCAGGACCGCCAGAAAGAACTGAAGCGAAAAGCGGATGAAGCCCAGATGCAGTCGGGCGACATGGGCAGTCAGCAGGCTCAGCAGTCGCAACAGCGAAAGCTCGAGAACCTGAAACAGCAGGCCCAGCAGTTACAAGACCAAGCCGAACGTTTGGCGCGTAAGCTGGAAAGACTTACCTCCAACAAAGCAGCTGAAAAAGTTCGCGACGCCGCCGAGCGTTTAGAAGAGGCGGCCAAGAACGCTCAGAACATGGACACGCAGCAGCTTCAAGACGAAATCGACCAGGCGCAGAAGGATCTGGAAGATGCTCAACAGGAACTGCAGCAGCGCCAAGAGCAAGTCGAACAGGACCTGGCTCAGGAACAAGCGGCCAAGCTGAAGCAGTCGATCGAACAGTTGATCATTCGGCAAACACGCATTCGGGACGAACTGGTTCGCTTGGACGAATTGAAAAAGAAAAACGGCCTACTGACCCAGGCCCAGAAGCAAACGCTCGAAGGGATCTCGCTGGAACAAGCAACCCTGACCGACGAGATCCGCTCGTTCGCCGAGTCGATCGCCAAGGCTGAGGTCTACCATCTGTCGCTGCAATTGACGGCCGAAGTCACGACCGATCTGTCGCGTTTGCTGGACACCGGAGAGATCGATGCAAGAATGCTTTCGCTGGCCGATGAAGCCGTCCTGCGGCTCGAGCAGTTAATTACCGCCATGGAAGAGCAAGAAAACCAGCAAGGCTCGCAGGACCAGCAGCAGGACGACCAGCAGCAACAAGATCAAGGCGACCAGCAGCAACAGCAGCAAGGGAGCCAGGACGGAATCAGCCAAACGGCTCAGCTGCGGCTTTTGAAGATGATGCAAGAGTCTCTCAAGGCTCGCACTCAGACGTTGGGCGAGAAGATTGAAAAGGACCCCAACGACGCCGACCAGGCTGAACTGTCGCGACTGGCCGCCGAGCAGGGGCGACTTTCGGAGATGACGTTGAACCTGATCAAGAATACGGAAGAGGAAATCTTCGATCCCGAGAACTTGCCTGATATCGAACCGACCGAGCCTGCCGATGCCGATCAGGAGGAGGACAACGATGTCTAA